Proteins from a single region of Pirellulales bacterium:
- the secF gene encoding protein translocase subunit SecF, whose product PSPGGSARRSARAELSLVAAAGHEVLPLVLTALAQDPAAEAPAAEAPAADAPVTTQPPAAESPAPTTPTESPATADAPASTDKAPAAPSTAAAEPGAALPPPLPPVSGRLEQLKRDFAGGSQVRVKLMRPVSYTSLLAKVHAVFGENVRVAIHSESPDFVEESAAKYDLWELFVALPAAALEAKLPELQAAVSAEPYFPSSTNIGGAVAAGLRQQAIVALIVSQLLLILYIWVRFDKVVFGLAAVIAVIHDVSITLGIVGLTYFLAPYLGFLLVDPFKISLTVLSAFLTLIGYSINDTIVVFDRIREVRGKSPNLTVQMLNQSINQTLSRTILTGMTTLTVLIILYIWGGPGIHGFAFVMLIGLIVGTFSSIFVASPMLLWLARAWQGAATSGQTSALPPRPSAQQRAAGAT is encoded by the coding sequence CCGAGCCCCGGCGGCAGCGCGCGGCGTTCGGCGCGAGCCGAGCTGTCGCTGGTCGCCGCCGCCGGCCACGAGGTGCTGCCGCTCGTCTTGACCGCGCTGGCCCAAGACCCTGCGGCTGAGGCTCCTGCGGCTGAGGCACCTGCGGCCGACGCACCTGTGACGACGCAACCGCCTGCCGCAGAATCGCCCGCGCCGACAACCCCGACCGAGTCGCCGGCGACGGCCGACGCCCCGGCTTCGACTGATAAGGCCCCGGCCGCGCCGAGCACGGCAGCCGCCGAGCCTGGCGCGGCGTTGCCGCCTCCCCTGCCGCCGGTTTCCGGCCGGCTCGAACAGCTCAAGCGTGATTTCGCCGGCGGCTCGCAAGTCCGCGTGAAACTCATGCGGCCGGTGAGCTACACCTCATTGCTCGCCAAGGTTCACGCGGTGTTCGGCGAGAACGTGCGTGTGGCGATCCATAGCGAAAGCCCCGACTTCGTCGAAGAGAGTGCCGCCAAGTACGATCTCTGGGAACTCTTCGTGGCGCTGCCCGCCGCGGCGCTGGAAGCCAAGCTTCCGGAACTGCAAGCGGCGGTTTCCGCCGAACCGTATTTCCCGTCTTCGACCAACATCGGCGGCGCCGTCGCGGCGGGACTGCGTCAACAAGCGATCGTGGCCCTGATCGTCAGCCAGTTGTTGTTGATCCTCTACATCTGGGTGCGCTTCGATAAGGTCGTCTTCGGCCTGGCCGCGGTGATCGCCGTCATCCACGACGTTTCGATCACGCTCGGCATCGTCGGGCTGACCTATTTCCTGGCGCCCTACCTGGGCTTCTTGCTCGTCGATCCCTTCAAGATCAGCCTGACCGTGCTCTCGGCGTTTCTGACGCTGATTGGGTATTCGATCAACGACACGATCGTCGTCTTCGACCGCATTCGCGAAGTCCGCGGCAAAAGCCCGAATTTGACCGTCCAGATGCTCAACCAGAGCATCAATCAGACGCTCAGCCGTACGATCCTGACCGGGATGACGACCCTGACCGTGTTGATCATCCTGTACATCTGGGGTGGGCCCGGCATCCACGGGTTCGCCTTCGTGATGCTCATCGGCCTGATCGTCGGTACGTTCAGCTCGATCTTCGTTGCTTCGCCGATGTTGCTGTGGTTGGCCCGCGCTTGGCAGGGCGCAGCCACATCGGGCCAGACCAGCGCCTTGCCGCCGCGCCCCTCGGCGCAGCAGCGTGCCGCCGGCGCGACCTGA
- a CDS encoding LysM peptidoglycan-binding domain-containing protein, whose translation MATFFVQHRKWVALCILALGGWAAALSSFFAKRPGAVTIVEEPIIWRDTALEPAAVYPPTTPTPGAQGPVAQVPSAAVAAAVPGDPLAGPVPRPTDEAPPALEAAYPNQQPPAPSHAIPPSAMRTARLQAPADSTAAPGDAPGTRRHEVRDGDTLEGLAQHYLGDPSRVADIIAINRDQLPNPDLLPIGLELRIPPAGRQPDRSVVPAGLADAGAPAATTMIAVPEGSLRRDVASATLDFAPLPTATATTPGTRKHRVRQGDTLRSIARHYYGDAQRFGEIFAANQATLRDADLLPVGTELIVP comes from the coding sequence ATGGCCACCTTCTTCGTCCAGCACCGCAAATGGGTCGCCCTGTGCATCCTGGCGCTGGGGGGCTGGGCGGCGGCCTTGTCATCGTTCTTCGCCAAACGGCCCGGCGCCGTCACGATCGTCGAAGAGCCGATTATCTGGCGCGACACGGCGCTGGAGCCCGCGGCCGTCTATCCACCTACGACGCCGACCCCCGGCGCGCAAGGTCCGGTCGCGCAAGTGCCGTCCGCGGCCGTCGCGGCTGCGGTGCCCGGCGATCCATTGGCAGGACCGGTCCCGCGCCCGACGGACGAAGCTCCTCCGGCGCTCGAGGCGGCGTACCCGAATCAGCAACCGCCGGCGCCCTCGCATGCGATTCCGCCGTCGGCGATGCGCACCGCCCGGTTACAGGCCCCTGCCGATTCGACCGCCGCGCCGGGAGACGCCCCCGGTACGAGGCGGCACGAGGTCCGCGATGGCGACACGCTCGAAGGTCTTGCACAGCACTACCTCGGCGACCCCTCGCGCGTGGCCGACATCATCGCGATCAACCGCGACCAATTGCCGAATCCCGACCTGCTGCCGATCGGGCTCGAGCTGCGAATTCCCCCCGCGGGCCGTCAGCCGGATCGTTCGGTGGTGCCCGCCGGCCTGGCCGACGCTGGTGCGCCGGCGGCAACGACCATGATCGCGGTGCCCGAAGGATCGCTGCGTCGCGACGTCGCCTCGGCAACGCTGGACTTCGCCCCCCTGCCCACGGCCACGGCCACGACGCCCGGCACGCGCAAACACCGCGTTCGACAGGGCGACACGCTGCGCTCGATTGCCCGCCACTACTACGGCGACGCGCAGCGCTTTGGCGAAATTTTCGCAGCGAACCAGGCTACGCTGCGCGACGCCGACCTGTTGCCCGTCGGCACGGAGCTGATCGTGCCTTGA
- a CDS encoding alpha/beta hydrolase: MSKTGVHRCLASAAWCLSVVVLVTCSNPCTARGQAGDPATPPPPPKDLQLTTADKVELKATYFAGTAGRDTVPIIILHAYKGRRHDVEPLALLLQQAGHAVLAPDLRGHGESVNVVGASRKLEADTLPAAQFPQMVREDLEACKKYLMEQHNAGALNIEKLCVIGSEMGATVALLWARLDWSWPPLATGKQGQDVRALVLISPIWAFKSLKAQEALADPRVRKELSVFILVGKEKRESARDAQRLNDLFSTHHPEPPQDKRAQLKDLFFQGFDTSLQGTQLLDEMPKAGEQIVKFIELRLVKQEIPWKARKTPLGP, translated from the coding sequence ATGTCGAAGACGGGCGTGCACCGGTGCCTGGCCAGCGCAGCGTGGTGCCTCAGCGTGGTCGTGCTCGTGACCTGCTCGAACCCTTGCACGGCTCGGGGTCAGGCGGGCGATCCGGCCACTCCTCCACCGCCGCCGAAGGACCTGCAACTGACGACCGCTGACAAGGTCGAGTTGAAGGCCACCTATTTTGCCGGCACCGCCGGCCGCGACACGGTGCCGATCATCATCCTGCACGCCTACAAAGGCCGGCGCCACGACGTCGAGCCGCTCGCGCTCTTGCTGCAACAGGCGGGGCACGCCGTGCTGGCGCCCGACTTGCGAGGCCACGGCGAAAGCGTCAACGTCGTCGGCGCGAGCCGCAAGCTCGAGGCCGACACGCTGCCCGCAGCGCAGTTTCCGCAGATGGTCAGGGAGGATCTCGAGGCCTGCAAGAAATACCTCATGGAGCAGCACAACGCCGGCGCGCTCAACATCGAGAAGCTGTGCGTCATCGGCAGCGAAATGGGGGCCACGGTCGCCTTGCTCTGGGCGCGCCTCGATTGGAGCTGGCCGCCGCTGGCCACCGGCAAGCAGGGGCAAGACGTGCGGGCACTCGTGCTGATCTCGCCGATCTGGGCCTTCAAATCGCTGAAAGCGCAAGAAGCCCTGGCCGATCCACGCGTGCGCAAAGAGCTGTCGGTGTTCATCCTCGTCGGCAAGGAGAAACGCGAGAGTGCCCGCGACGCGCAGCGCTTGAACGATCTGTTTTCGACCCATCACCCCGAGCCACCGCAAGACAAACGGGCTCAGCTCAAAGACCTGTTCTTCCAGGGGTTCGACACGAGCCTGCAGGGCACGCAATTGCTGGACGAGATGCCCAAGGCTGGCGAACAAATCGTCAAATTCATCGAACTGCGACTGGTCAAACAGGAAATTCCCTGGAAGGCCCGCAAGACTCCGCTGGGACCGTAG
- a CDS encoding 3-isopropylmalate dehydrogenase yields the protein MNAQQSTKIAVIGGDGTGPEVAAEGLKVLAAVAKLEGFAYDLKHFDFGGERYLRTQEILPAGAVEELRAYDAIYLGAIGHPDVAPGILEKGLLLELRFQLDQYINLRPVKLLPGVETPLAGKGPADIDFIVVRENTEDMYAGIGGFLKKHTADEVATQVAVYTRKGCERCIRWAFELTRRRNNPKGKMLTLVAKTNVLTYGHDLWWRTFQEVAREYPDVKTDYNHVDACCMWMVKNPEYYDVIVTTNMFGDIITDLAAVLQGGLGVAAGGNINPDPGGTSMFEPMGGSAPKYTGKNVINPIAAINAMGMLLEHTGHQGAADRVAKAVAEVTSKKMKSQAAGKMGYSTTEVGDLVVAAL from the coding sequence TTGAACGCTCAGCAGTCGACCAAGATCGCCGTGATTGGCGGCGACGGGACCGGTCCGGAAGTTGCCGCCGAAGGGCTCAAGGTCCTGGCGGCCGTCGCCAAGCTCGAAGGCTTCGCCTACGACTTGAAGCATTTCGATTTCGGCGGCGAGCGCTACCTGCGCACGCAAGAAATCCTGCCGGCCGGCGCGGTCGAAGAGCTGCGCGCCTACGACGCGATCTACCTGGGCGCGATCGGGCATCCCGACGTCGCGCCGGGGATCCTCGAAAAGGGCCTGCTGCTGGAGCTGCGTTTCCAACTCGATCAATACATCAATCTCCGGCCGGTCAAGCTGCTGCCGGGGGTCGAGACACCGCTGGCCGGCAAGGGACCCGCGGACATCGATTTCATCGTCGTCCGCGAAAACACCGAAGACATGTACGCGGGCATCGGCGGCTTTCTCAAGAAACACACGGCCGACGAGGTCGCCACGCAAGTGGCCGTCTATACCCGCAAGGGGTGCGAGCGCTGCATTCGCTGGGCCTTTGAGCTGACCCGGCGGCGCAACAATCCCAAGGGCAAGATGCTCACGCTCGTGGCCAAGACCAACGTGCTCACCTACGGACACGACCTCTGGTGGCGGACGTTCCAGGAAGTGGCCCGGGAATATCCCGACGTGAAGACCGATTACAACCACGTCGATGCGTGCTGCATGTGGATGGTGAAGAACCCCGAGTATTACGACGTGATCGTCACGACCAACATGTTCGGCGACATCATCACCGACCTGGCGGCCGTGCTGCAGGGCGGGCTGGGCGTGGCGGCGGGCGGGAACATCAACCCCGACCCGGGCGGTACGAGCATGTTCGAGCCGATGGGCGGCAGTGCGCCGAAATACACCGGCAAAAACGTGATCAACCCGATCGCGGCCATCAACGCCATGGGCATGTTGCTCGAACATACCGGTCACCAGGGTGCGGCCGACCGCGTCGCCAAGGCCGTGGCCGAAGTGACCAGCAAGAAAATGAAGAGCCAGGCCGCCGGCAAGATGGGCTATAGCACGACCGAGGTCGGCGACCTGGTCGTGGCGGCGCTCTAA
- a CDS encoding amidohydrolase family protein translates to MFDLLLAGGMLVDGTGHPRRRADVAVVGERIAAVGVLDGTPARRVIDCRGRIVAPGLIDVHHHDDGWVLRAPRFDYKLRQGVTTLILASDGLGYAPLRRHTAADWFTYLRPLNALQLSDYRGWETVAEYLAELDRRTVYNVAMQGPYANFRVLAAGWGRAPLDATQRLLLRAEYETALASGVVSLSTGLDYIAQCHASTEELIDAAAVGAPSQAPYVTHVRYQRGVLGGLAEAVEIARRAAVPLHVSHLKGMNLAQRDAVLDYIDRVAAYEVDFSFDVYPYLPGSSLLAAQLPYEAWDDGPLGVAARLRDADLRRRWVTLYNRIAHDQIRIAHVVTRDNERFVGQTLAEYVAAVGGGPEALLDLLVEENLAVTLVFRTAEDDALIEPLIAHPRFMFGSDGIWFPEGQIHPRACGSAARILGLMVRRGVLTLEAAVRHAAGWPAERFGLVDRGVVRTGAYADLIVFDADSIADTATYAAPHALATGVDHVFVNGTSVLGAVDAPAEAPRDTAGLPGRVLRFKQ, encoded by the coding sequence GTGTTCGACCTGCTACTAGCCGGCGGTATGCTCGTCGATGGCACCGGCCATCCGCGCCGGCGCGCCGACGTCGCCGTTGTCGGCGAGCGCATCGCCGCCGTCGGCGTGCTCGATGGCACGCCAGCCCGACGGGTGATCGATTGCCGGGGCCGCATCGTCGCGCCCGGCCTGATTGACGTCCATCATCACGACGATGGCTGGGTCCTGCGGGCGCCGCGGTTCGACTACAAGCTGCGCCAGGGCGTGACCACGCTGATCCTGGCCAGCGACGGGCTCGGCTATGCCCCGCTCCGGCGCCACACGGCCGCCGATTGGTTCACCTATTTGCGGCCGCTCAACGCGCTGCAATTGTCGGACTATCGCGGTTGGGAGACGGTGGCCGAGTACCTGGCCGAGCTGGACCGGCGCACGGTCTACAACGTCGCCATGCAGGGCCCTTACGCCAATTTCCGCGTGCTGGCCGCCGGCTGGGGCCGGGCACCGCTTGACGCCACGCAGCGGCTGCTCCTGCGGGCCGAGTACGAAACGGCGCTCGCGTCCGGCGTCGTGAGTCTCTCGACCGGGCTCGACTACATTGCCCAATGCCACGCTTCGACCGAGGAGCTGATCGATGCGGCCGCGGTCGGCGCGCCGAGCCAGGCGCCGTACGTGACGCACGTCCGCTATCAACGCGGCGTGCTGGGCGGGCTGGCCGAGGCGGTCGAGATTGCGCGCCGCGCGGCGGTCCCGTTGCACGTCTCGCACCTGAAGGGGATGAATCTCGCGCAGCGCGACGCGGTGCTCGACTACATCGATCGGGTCGCCGCGTACGAGGTCGATTTCTCGTTCGACGTCTATCCCTATCTTCCTGGCTCGTCGCTGCTGGCGGCGCAGCTGCCGTATGAGGCCTGGGACGACGGCCCCCTGGGCGTGGCGGCGCGGCTGCGCGATGCCGACCTGCGGCGCCGCTGGGTGACGCTGTACAACCGGATCGCGCACGACCAGATCCGCATCGCGCACGTGGTCACGCGCGACAACGAGCGCTTCGTCGGCCAGACGCTCGCCGAGTATGTGGCCGCCGTGGGCGGTGGCCCCGAGGCGCTCTTGGACTTGCTCGTCGAGGAAAACCTCGCCGTGACCCTCGTGTTCCGCACGGCCGAGGACGATGCCCTGATCGAACCGCTGATCGCGCATCCGCGGTTCATGTTCGGCAGCGACGGCATCTGGTTTCCCGAGGGGCAGATCCATCCTCGGGCCTGCGGTTCGGCTGCGCGGATCCTCGGTCTCATGGTTCGCCGCGGAGTGTTGACGCTCGAAGCGGCGGTGCGGCACGCCGCCGGCTGGCCGGCCGAGCGCTTTGGCCTCGTCGACCGCGGCGTCGTTCGAACCGGCGCGTACGCCGATCTGATCGTGTTCGATGCCGACTCGATCGCCGACACGGCCACCTACGCAGCGCCGCACGCCCTCGCGACCGGTGTCGATCACGTGTTCGTCAACGGCACCTCGGTCCTGGGCGCGGTCGATGCGCCCGCGGAAGCTCCCCGAGACACCGCCGGCTTGCCCGGACGCGTGCTGCGGTTTAAGCAATAG
- a CDS encoding SDR family oxidoreductase, with protein sequence MHPMFDLSGRVALVTGGSKGLGKAMARGLAEAGADVVIASRHEGELKAALAEITAGLSIRAASFVADLAHRDAANKLAYDAATRFGHVDILINNAGTNLPESIDTINDGVWDNLLELNLSSCMALSRAVAPAMKDRRWGRIIHISSIMGLASKAGRNAYSATKSALIGLAKASALDLGPWNITVNCLAPGPFLTDLPGSLLTPEQKKVFADRTALGRWGEPRELVGPALLLASEAGSYITGTTLVVDGGVLAGTF encoded by the coding sequence ATGCATCCTATGTTCGATCTTTCTGGCCGCGTGGCCCTGGTGACCGGGGGCAGCAAAGGCTTGGGTAAGGCCATGGCGCGCGGCCTGGCCGAGGCCGGAGCCGACGTCGTCATCGCCAGCCGACACGAAGGCGAGCTCAAAGCGGCGCTTGCCGAAATTACCGCGGGACTCTCGATCCGGGCAGCGTCTTTCGTCGCCGATCTGGCGCACCGCGACGCCGCCAACAAGCTGGCTTACGACGCGGCGACCAGGTTCGGGCACGTCGACATTCTGATCAACAACGCAGGTACGAACCTGCCCGAGTCGATCGACACGATCAACGACGGCGTGTGGGACAACCTGTTGGAGCTCAACCTGTCGAGCTGCATGGCCCTGTCACGGGCCGTGGCGCCGGCGATGAAGGATCGCCGCTGGGGACGGATCATCCACATCTCGTCGATCATGGGCCTGGCCAGCAAGGCCGGACGCAACGCTTACTCGGCCACGAAGTCGGCGCTGATCGGGTTGGCCAAGGCCAGCGCACTCGACTTGGGCCCGTGGAATATCACGGTCAACTGCCTCGCGCCGGGGCCGTTTCTGACCGATCTGCCCGGCAGCCTGCTGACGCCCGAGCAAAAAAAGGTGTTCGCCGATCGCACGGCCTTGGGCCGCTGGGGCGAACCGCGCGAGCTCGTCGGACCGGCGCTGCTGCTGGCGTCCGAGGCCGGCAGCTACATCACGGGGACGACGCTGGTCGTCGACGGCGGTGTGCTGGCGGGGACGTTCTAA
- a CDS encoding tRNA-(ms[2]io[6]A)-hydroxylase, whose amino-acid sequence MLNLQSTSSDRWLDQVRGNVPELLIDHAHCEKKAASTAMSLIFAYVEHVELVRVLSDIVSEELEHFKLVLDVLERRGIEFRRLRPSSYGARLAELVRGAEPGRAVDRLLIAGLIEARSCERFARLRDGLDDPELSEFFGSLFESEARHHSTYVRLAKLFAPDDEVHARLDELATAEAEIIAQGDSIARVHS is encoded by the coding sequence ATGCTCAACCTGCAAAGCACCTCGAGCGATCGCTGGCTCGACCAGGTTCGGGGCAATGTGCCCGAGCTGTTGATCGACCATGCCCACTGCGAAAAGAAAGCCGCCAGCACGGCCATGAGCCTGATTTTTGCCTATGTCGAGCACGTCGAGCTGGTGCGCGTGTTGTCGGACATCGTCAGCGAGGAGCTGGAGCACTTCAAACTCGTGCTCGACGTGCTGGAACGCCGGGGCATCGAGTTTCGCCGGCTGCGGCCCAGCAGTTACGGGGCGCGGCTGGCCGAACTGGTGCGCGGCGCCGAACCGGGCCGCGCCGTCGATCGATTGTTGATCGCCGGCCTGATCGAGGCCCGCAGTTGCGAGCGGTTCGCTCGGCTGCGCGATGGCCTCGACGACCCGGAGCTATCCGAGTTCTTCGGGTCGCTGTTCGAATCCGAGGCCAGGCATCACAGCACCTATGTGCGGCTGGCCAAGCTGTTCGCGCCGGACGACGAGGTGCATGCCCGCCTCGACGAGCTGGCCACGGCCGAGGCCGAAATCATCGCGCAGGGCGATTCGATTGCGCGCGTGCATAGTTGA
- a CDS encoding SDR family NAD(P)-dependent oxidoreductase: MKNAIITGAASGLGRALAVRLAREGWRIAVCDVNDAASQETARLVEQAGGQARVEHLDVTQIVQWQELSRRLRADWQQLDLLVNNAGVAGAGDVGDYSLDDWHWIMNVNLWNGIYGCHTFVDWLKANPAGAHIINTASLAAIGSAPSMGAYNVTKAGMLALSETLYVELMPYNVGVTVLCPAFFATNLLNDGRFRHDNMKQLAQREFKRAKFTADDVAEAAVRAMHRKQFYVVMPAQGRFYWYFKRLMPATFLRKIGQQFSERVAKS; the protein is encoded by the coding sequence GTGAAAAACGCGATCATTACCGGTGCGGCGAGCGGCCTGGGACGCGCGCTGGCCGTGCGCCTGGCGCGCGAGGGCTGGCGGATCGCCGTTTGCGACGTCAACGACGCGGCCAGCCAGGAAACTGCCCGATTGGTCGAACAGGCAGGCGGTCAGGCCCGCGTCGAGCATCTCGACGTGACGCAGATCGTGCAGTGGCAAGAGCTCAGCCGGCGGCTGCGGGCCGACTGGCAGCAGCTCGATTTACTGGTGAACAACGCGGGCGTGGCCGGCGCGGGCGACGTGGGCGACTATTCGCTCGACGACTGGCACTGGATCATGAACGTGAATCTCTGGAACGGGATTTACGGCTGCCACACGTTTGTCGACTGGCTCAAGGCGAACCCGGCCGGGGCGCACATCATCAACACGGCCTCGCTGGCGGCCATCGGCTCGGCCCCCTCGATGGGCGCCTACAACGTGACCAAGGCCGGCATGCTGGCCCTGAGCGAAACGCTCTACGTGGAGTTGATGCCGTACAACGTGGGCGTGACCGTGTTGTGTCCGGCCTTCTTCGCGACGAACCTGCTCAACGACGGCCGCTTTCGGCACGACAACATGAAGCAGCTTGCCCAACGCGAGTTCAAACGTGCGAAGTTCACGGCTGACGACGTCGCCGAGGCCGCGGTGCGGGCCATGCATCGCAAGCAGTTCTACGTTGTGATGCCGGCGCAGGGGCGTTTCTACTGGTACTTTAAACGGCTCATGCCGGCGACCTTCCTGCGGAAGATCGGCCAACAGTTCTCCGAGCGCGTGGCCAAGAGCTAG
- a CDS encoding alpha/beta hydrolase: MIRSRWCPRGALAALFLLAPLTWARAADNEPRPYTQREDVVFGETDGVALVMDIFTPTGPANGIGIVDIASGAWHSDRGKISDHKTAQMYDIMCGRGFTVFAVRPGSQTKFSVPEMVAHIKTAIRWIKQRHEEFKIDPERLGLCGASAGGHLTCLTATTAEDGDANAQDEKHYSTRVAAAVAFFPPTDFGRWAGKEQQIDPESRIGKMLMKLLFAEGGAGKSAEEIAEQVVKISPARQVTSATPPILLIHGDADFVVPLVQSKIMLEALQAAGVESQLIIKKGGGHPWPTIHEEVRVATDWLEKHLVPQPEPAATN, encoded by the coding sequence ATGATTCGTTCTCGTTGGTGCCCACGGGGTGCGCTGGCTGCGTTGTTTTTGCTCGCCCCGCTGACCTGGGCGCGTGCCGCCGACAACGAACCACGACCCTACACGCAGCGCGAAGACGTCGTCTTTGGCGAAACCGACGGCGTGGCGCTGGTGATGGACATCTTCACGCCGACCGGCCCGGCCAATGGGATCGGCATCGTCGACATTGCCAGCGGTGCCTGGCACAGCGACCGCGGCAAGATCAGCGACCACAAGACGGCGCAGATGTACGACATCATGTGCGGCCGTGGCTTCACGGTGTTTGCCGTGCGGCCGGGTTCGCAGACCAAATTCTCGGTGCCCGAGATGGTCGCCCACATCAAGACTGCGATTCGCTGGATCAAGCAGCGTCACGAGGAGTTCAAGATCGATCCCGAGCGGCTGGGGCTTTGTGGAGCTTCGGCCGGTGGACACCTGACCTGCCTCACCGCGACCACCGCCGAGGACGGCGACGCCAATGCCCAGGACGAGAAACACTACAGCACGCGCGTGGCCGCAGCGGTTGCGTTCTTTCCGCCGACCGATTTCGGCCGCTGGGCCGGCAAGGAACAGCAGATCGATCCCGAGAGCCGGATCGGCAAAATGCTGATGAAGCTGCTCTTTGCCGAAGGCGGCGCGGGCAAGTCGGCTGAAGAGATCGCTGAGCAGGTCGTCAAGATCTCCCCCGCCCGGCAAGTGACCAGCGCCACACCACCGATTCTGCTGATCCACGGCGACGCCGACTTCGTGGTTCCGTTAGTGCAATCGAAGATCATGCTCGAGGCGCTGCAAGCCGCTGGCGTCGAGAGCCAATTGATCATCAAGAAGGGGGGCGGGCACCCCTGGCCCACGATCCACGAGGAAGTACGCGTGGCCACCGATTGGCTGGAAAAACATCTCGTGCCGCAGCCCGAGCCGGCCGCCACGAACTAG
- a CDS encoding alpha/beta hydrolase has translation MRSCRGWLAGALVLSLAVTATRAEESLGEDGYADSDGVKIHYVTKGEGPLVVLIHGFPDYWYTWREQIPALAEHFQVVAVDQRGFNLSDKPEGVENYTVEKLVGDIAAVIKHLGKDKAVIVGHDWGGMVAWTFAMTKPEMLDRLVILNLPHPKGLMRELANNPDQQKASQYARDFQKEDAAKKIPMPGMLAFWVKDPAARKKYVEAFNRSSVEGMLNYYKANYPREPYEDNRDFPQVKGPVLVIHGLKDVALLPGALNDTWKWIDGPLTLVTIPEAGHFVQQDAAEQVTKTMVRWLTAE, from the coding sequence ATGCGCAGTTGCCGCGGCTGGTTGGCGGGGGCCCTCGTGCTGTCACTGGCAGTGACCGCGACCCGGGCCGAAGAATCGCTGGGCGAGGACGGCTATGCCGACTCGGACGGCGTGAAGATTCACTACGTGACCAAGGGCGAGGGCCCGCTGGTCGTGCTGATTCACGGCTTCCCCGACTACTGGTACACCTGGCGCGAGCAGATCCCGGCGCTGGCCGAGCACTTTCAGGTCGTGGCCGTCGATCAGCGCGGCTTCAACCTGAGCGACAAGCCTGAAGGCGTCGAGAACTACACCGTCGAGAAACTCGTCGGCGATATCGCTGCGGTGATCAAGCACCTGGGCAAAGACAAGGCCGTGATCGTCGGTCACGACTGGGGCGGCATGGTCGCTTGGACCTTTGCCATGACCAAGCCCGAGATGCTCGATCGCCTGGTGATCTTGAACCTGCCGCACCCCAAGGGCCTGATGCGCGAGCTGGCCAACAACCCCGATCAGCAGAAAGCCAGCCAGTACGCGCGCGACTTCCAGAAGGAAGACGCTGCGAAGAAGATCCCAATGCCGGGCATGCTGGCCTTCTGGGTCAAGGACCCCGCCGCGCGCAAGAAGTATGTCGAGGCCTTCAACCGATCAAGCGTCGAGGGGATGTTGAACTACTACAAGGCCAACTACCCGCGCGAGCCGTACGAAGACAACCGCGATTTTCCGCAGGTCAAGGGCCCCGTGCTGGTGATTCATGGCCTGAAAGACGTGGCGCTGTTGCCTGGCGCGCTGAATGACACTTGGAAATGGATCGACGGGCCCCTGACGCTGGTCACCATTCCCGAGGCCGGGCATTTCGTGCAACAAGACGCGGCCGAGCAGGTGACCAAGACGATGGTCCGCTGGCTGACGGCGGAGTAA
- a CDS encoding cytochrome c3 family protein translates to MSVFPLRRRRWPISAPALVVCAVILLLCGSLAEMTLVAGEGDEPSAGESPQPKAEAVAAGDVPPLVAPKNWPKDVPLPQENTNCVRCHLTAGRELTAAVKDFAHSVHDLNAMSCADCHGGRTDDDVHAHSEEDGFIGTKLSAHLAKCIECHTEQAELLDAGPHHWNWSERINTEYPMCVDCHGNHDVANPPADFKLADVCLDCHNDMAKEQPAWMAVVEHNDRLWASLVQVRQRNIGHTDVVPKGLAKEVDAVRQESMRLVHGVGALTPAAAKSHNEKSAALQKKLDEWLEQNR, encoded by the coding sequence GTGAGCGTGTTCCCTTTGCGTCGACGTCGTTGGCCGATCTCTGCTCCGGCGCTGGTGGTCTGCGCCGTGATCCTGTTGCTCTGCGGATCGTTGGCCGAAATGACGCTCGTGGCCGGGGAAGGCGACGAGCCGTCGGCCGGTGAATCGCCCCAACCGAAGGCCGAGGCGGTCGCCGCGGGCGATGTGCCGCCCCTGGTGGCCCCGAAGAACTGGCCGAAGGACGTGCCGCTCCCCCAGGAGAACACCAACTGTGTGCGCTGCCACCTCACGGCCGGCCGCGAATTGACCGCAGCCGTCAAGGACTTCGCTCACAGCGTCCACGATCTGAACGCGATGTCGTGCGCCGATTGCCACGGTGGCCGCACCGACGACGACGTCCACGCCCATAGCGAAGAAGACGGCTTTATCGGCACCAAGCTGAGCGCGCACCTGGCCAAGTGCATCGAGTGCCACACCGAACAGGCCGAGTTGCTCGACGCAGGCCCCCACCACTGGAATTGGTCCGAGCGGATCAACACCGAATACCCCATGTGCGTTGATTGCCACGGCAATCACGACGTGGCCAATCCGCCGGCCGACTTCAAGCTGGCCGACGTGTGTCTCGATTGTCACAACGACATGGCCAAGGAGCAGCCCGCCTGGATGGCGGTCGTCGAGCACAACGACCGGCTCTGGGCATCGCTGGTCCAGGTGCGCCAACGCAACATCGGCCACACGGACGTCGTGCCCAAGGGCTTGGCGAAGGAAGTCGACGCCGTGCGCCAGGAGTCGATGCGGCTGGTCCACGGCGTCGGCGCATTGACCCCCGCGGCGGCCAAGTCGCACAACGAAAAGTCGGCCGCGTTGCAGAAAAAGCTGGACGAATGGCTCGAACAGAACCGATGA